Below is a genomic region from Erigeron canadensis isolate Cc75 chromosome 7, C_canadensis_v1, whole genome shotgun sequence.
CCTGGCTTGGACATACGGATTATATCTGCGAaagtaaataataaatgaaataatcAATACATGTCATAAATTTAACAGAGAAATTATCTCCAAAATTTGAGCATTTGAAGGCTTAATAGCGAAGTCACAAAGTTAAGTGCTTATATCGTATAACAAAAAAGATACTAAAGAGAAAAATGCTCGGTTTGGAATACTAAAGAAAATAACCATAAAATGAAGTGGATACTTATCCCCTATCACCTCTCCCTATTATTAAGGCTTAAAGTGAATCTAAACTGATTTTTCTCCCAATCTCATAGCCAAACTGACGACTCCAACTCCTTCCTTTCCTTATACAATCGGCTTATATTGACAATTAATCCCTTAACTTACTACTCATAATTGGGTCATAATCAGAGAGTATTAGATGACTGAATTTAAATGCAGATGATCAAAATAGTATTGTGCAACCTAGATAATATGAATATGCCTAAAACAGTATTGGACCACCTATATCAAAACTAAGGCCAAATAATGCTTTATAAGTTTAAAATACAGTAAAGATATATGATGTTTCAAAGAAGTCTCCATTCAATTATATTCTACAACAAAGTAACTTATACAAATCCAAACAGCAGCTTGCAGCttcaaaaatactaaatttgaaatttacaaaaaaaaggtATTAGTGGCAAATACTAAATTAACAAACCCACACTCACCTAGCTAAACTCAAGGTAGCCTGCAGTTTCCTATACATGGGTTATTCAAACTATAAAAAGATGAGGGTATATAGTGAATATTATGTAATAACACATATGGCCTAAAAAATGAACCTATAAATATGACTAATTCATTCAATACTTGACATTTGGAATAAGCATTTTCTTTCTCCGTAAAACCAACCTTTCATTATGAAACATGTCTCAATCTCCGTTTTAGGCATATGATTAATTCTCATCAATTTAGCACAACTTTTCAAAACCGGTATCAATCTGGATTTATTTTACGCTGAATATACAGTAAAAGTGATGGAATAATTATCCACTACACAACATCCCTATCTTGCTAGCATCACATAAGTTCTAAACATTCCTCCATTTCAATTTTAGATCATGCATTTTTACATGTATTACAATTCACAGAAATTCTAGCATAGGTACATCCCTCTAACTTTCACTTATTACTATTGTACGTATCCTCACCTCTTCATCAGGTAACCCGTATGTTTTTCCTAACATGTCAGCTATATAAGTTGTCACGTCATTACAACCGGCATCACGTCACTAACTTAGCAGTCAGTCAGTCACACAAGGTCAATACATACAACAAACATTCAACTAAAGTTCAATgcattttggaaaaaaaactaaatgtaCCTGTAAAAGTATAAACTAGGGCTTCCTATACCTCTACATACCTATAAACGCACTAAAATCGAAACAACATAtccaaaaactaaaaatcaaattttactGAGCACGAATAGCCTAGTCTGTTCTTGAATGTATTAAACAAATTCCCTAACAtattagctatatatattgCCACGTTATCAAAACCGGCTTCACTCCACTAACCTAACAATGAACTAGGGTTTCTAATACATTAACATACCGCAAACGATAAAAATACTAAAATCGAAACAAAATAATCACAATTTTACCGAGCACGAATGGCGCGCATACTAGTCGGTTCATAACCAGTATAACTCTGAGTACTATACTCAAAATCCGAATCAGGTCCACCTGGGcaatacacacatatattcCCTGTAGTCGCAATATGCGGACACCTATGCGGTTTCGACATAACCGCAACAACCGCAATTCCGGACGCTGTTCGGACTGGTTTTGCTCTCAGTTTCGGCAACAAAACTTCCCTCTCACTATCCGGTAACGCCGCAATCATTTCCACTAATTTCGGAGCGCGTGAGAGTCCGTATTTCCTACACGCGGCGGATTTTAAAGCGTTTAAATCTACAGTTTCGTTGTTGTGTGAGAGATTTATCATGTTGTTTACGATTTCTGTTATGGCGCGAACTCGTGATTCTTCTTCTGTTAATCCGGATGATATTACGCCGCCGCGGCCTGGCCGTGGAAGCTTTCTGCCGTCAGTTGGGACCGCTGCTGCCGCCGTCGCCATAGTGGAGATTTGGGAAGGTTTGAgggttttgactttttttttttctttttaacgtCTTTTTGACTCAGAGAAGTGAAGATTTGTTGATGCGTTACCGTTCGTGACTTTGTGTGTGTAAACAGAAGTATGGGTTATCTTTTTTCTGAAGTGGCCATACTATACCTTGCAATTGGAGTTAATTACACAAATCGCCATTATCATGTACCTCCACTCGCGGGTTTTATCCCTACGATTAATGAATTTCGGTTTCATCCAAAACTTGACTTGCAGTTTTCATCCCAACGTTTAattaatttcagttttcgttCAAAACAATTTACCCCGTCAACTCTTTTCATCCTGACCCTTAACATACGTTATATAAGCCATCCATTAAATGTGGTATTGGTCTCGTCCTCTTATAATGTGGGATAGAggtgagtacggttcggtttgaATCAGTTTTTAACTaaaatcaaaaaccgaaccattataatttggtttttataatctaaaatcattgattttcggttttttcggtttgagtCTTTTTCGGTTCAGTTTTAATTGGTTTTTAACCACTTATGGGTTTAAGCTAACATGAGCTAAAAATGTTTAAAGTTTATACCCTATGATTATGATACAACATCGATAACTTATTCAAACAATATCAgtaacaaacacaatacaacaaTGACGATAAATCCATAACATAAGTTGAAcaaactttaaatatttatttcaaataaccttcgtatataactatttatatatttcacGTGTTGTTTCAATATGCAATTGATtaaactgaaacgatcttgttgCTTAGTTTCACATAacacatataattaatattgttttgtatactaacaaaatcaaatatattaacatatctAATGAGAATGAGTATAAAATGAGAtgaatacaaaataaataaacaatatatatttttggttcggttcggttcggtttttatggttcgttttttcatatgaaaccaaaaccaaaccataacattcggtttttagaaaatcaaaaccgAAAACCATGATTTTCtcggttttcatttttttcGGTTCGGGTTTTTTCGGGTTTtatggttttttcattttttcggTTCAGTTTttcgatttttatggttttccgCATTGCGGGATCGGGATGACTGGGACGAGACCAAAAGATCCCATAATTTTTGCAAAATTTCTAATTCTCGACGTGGTCTTGTCTTGATCTCAGCCCAGAAAACCTTCAAAAATCTTTACCATTTCGATCGGGCAGTGATAATCGCAtcattctttttaatatatttatcaaactACTGTATTAACAATTTATACGGTCTGTGTAAGCTATAAATTAaggtaaatttatcaaaaaagaTGGTACGATATCACTTCTCATTTCAGTCCCACTTGGGGCTCGGTACTACTTCTGAATACCAAAATTGGGACAGGACCGTCGGGACTTGAGGTCCTTGAGAATTGAGATCGTAAATAACTGAACAAGGATAAACATAAACTTTTCACTTTGACCCTTCAAGTCTCTAATATATACATTAACCTTCCAATTTAAACATGCCAAATTCCATTAaagtaaaattttttataataaagttcATTTGAAGATGGCGAGACCGAAAACTAGGGCATGTAAATTAACGATTGTAGTATTAATTTCATTACAATCGATTATTCAAGTCTTTGCAACTACTCAggtatgattttattttattttatttgtttcctctaattatatttaaattaaatttatagaaTTTATTATTCCAATTGTTTATTTAtatggagtatatatatacagaggTATTATGATAAATTATGATATGTAGATATAGCTAAATGTATATTTGTgtgaaaaaaatgtaaatttattaaattgtttttttaaaagtttgaatATTCATATCTGAAGTCAGATTGTGTGATTTTCTGCAAGTTGTGAACTTCTAGATTTATAGAAGTTTTAGACTTTTATGTTACTGAAGATCAAATATGTGTCAATCAGATTAAGTTTTAgacttttatgttatttttgtaatataaaaatgaattcTATAAAGAATTTGAAAAGTGTTTTTTTATAGCAAATTTAAAACCTTTTATGATCTAGCTTGTAAATATGTGATATAGGTGCATGTTTTTGTTAAAGGCTTGTTCGGAGCTTAAAGCTTTCGGCTTTTAGAAAAAATGAGCTTATTCGTAAGCTGATCGGCTCAGAAAATAAGCTAATTGAAACTCCCagtataaattttgaaaagtttatatttcCCAATTAAGACTAGCTTGTAAAGATGTGATATAGGCTGGGTGACAGGGGCTTTTTAGAAGCTTTTGGAGTGTAAAGCTCTTTGCTTTTTAATAAACGagcttattgtttttttttttttttttttaaatttcaataagCCGATAAGCGAAAGCAAGCAAATCCAGACACCTAGTAGTCTTCTAAAAAGCTTATTTTTCCCATTTAAGACTAATTTTTAAAGATCGGTCACAGACAATGATCATCATCACTCTGTATTTGATTAAAGGTGAATTTTCTTACATAAATTTGTTGTATGATGTATAGGTGTTCTTTTGGTTTAGGATATGCGAGCAAGTATTTTGTTACAAGTTTGAGGCTTCCGTATGCCAGTAAATAGTAAATCTTAATCGGTATGTGACTAAGTGAGTGTATGATCAAGATTTTGCATTACTGCATCTCACAAACTATCCACTGGAATTTGTGTGAAAACTACGTTTAAGATATTAGCTTTGACCATTTTGAAGATGAAAGTATTTATTTTTGGTATGTGTGTTGCTACGGTAGAGACAAGTAGGTTTAGTAAATTTTGTGTTCCAGAAAGTAAGTGGCATACACAGCCACATATATGCAACGAAAAACAAATTGCATGTTAAAAATCATTATACATTAAGTTTCAATCTTTGGAAGAACCAATCATGCTACTGTACTTGTTAGATGTTCTACCATTGAGCTCAAATGAAGTATTAAGTGTCCTTGAATTGCTTAATAGGTGATACTCAATGGGATGATCTATTTTGCTGTACTTTAAATTTGGCTTTTGTTGTCAGTAGTGTACTCTTTGTAAATGTTGTATAAGTGCAATTTTTGCCGTATGAGAAACTTTAATGTCATAAGGTAGTTGCATAATGGCAAGAGTTCCTAAAGTTTTTTTCTTGTATCATTGGTTTACAAATGTTGATTGCAACTTTACCTTTCCTACTAAGTTGATGTGAATATTTTAGCTCCAGGATTCAGTAGAACATGCTCATGAGGTTCATTGTTCAAGAGAAAGAAGCAGGGCTGCAAATAAGATTATTGAGGAGGTATTGATGTTTGCCAGATTTTGGCTGGCATCTGCTATTTTTATTACTCTATATAATTCTCTCGATTAAACACTGGTTTTAATAAATCAGTAAGGAAATAATATACCCTTGTACGTGCAGTATTTGACTCCGTTTGTTGAACAAGAAAATTATCAGTTGCCACATAATTGTAAGCTTCATCCTGGCAATGACATATTCAGGGAGCAAGAGGAGCACAAAATTCATCCGGACGTGAATGAATGGCGCTGTGGATACTGCAAAAAAATCTTTCGAGCTGAGAAATTTCTTGATCAACATTTTGACAACAGGCATTACAATCTTTTAAATGTTGTATGTGTGTTCTATTTacagttattattatatattatgactTCCAATTTAAGCTATCTGTAGTCCAGACTGCCATGCTTTTTTTAAATTCTGCATTTTATATTTTACGATTTGACAAAATATTATCTCCGTGGTAATTATTTGTAGTCTCCGCGGACTCGCTAAAAGTTGTTTTTTACACTAGATTTATTGTATTCTGAGATAGAtatcttatttaaaattcaGAGTCACAGCAATTGCTTGTCGAATTTGTGTGGAGCATTGCACTGTGATTATGTAGCGAATTCCAATGTTCCAAAAACAAAGTGCAACCCGGCAGCTGCAGCAAGAAACCGTCACATATGTGAGGTTTGTTTACAAGAAAACTTTTTTAGATGTTCATTACAAAAAAAGTTCTAGCATAATAATactagttttaaatttttaatgcaGAGCCTTGCAGACACCTGTTTTCCTATTCGTCAGGGTCCATCAGCAAGCCGACTTCATGGTAACTTTTGATGTTTATTTGGATCTTAGAGGCTGCACTTTTGACCCATTAAACTTATGAATGAACTGACTTGGCTGTCAATTATCTCAGCCTGgcctaattaaaaatattggtTAAAACGGAACTGGTCAAATGAGTTGAAAGGTCCCTCGTCCCTAAAGTCTATTTCAGTGCCTGCAACCTCCTAATCGTTACATTCgagtatatatatcattattatattcTAACAGAATTGTGCTGTAATTATTATGAAACTCATTAATAGTATTATTTAACTCATTAATTGTTCTTTTTTTGCAAAAATTGGAAAGAGCATTAGCGTGATCCCCCCAACTGACACAACATTTTACAAAATGTGCTTAACATGATCAGGTTTAACCtgaaattgtttttatttttcatcaaacctGCCTAAATTGCCACTCCCAATGGATCTACATGATGTTTTTACCATGTACATTGCTGGTGATGTaataaattatgatttttttgcAGAACTATTTTTGCACCAATTCTGTGATGCCCACTCTTGTTCACGCAAAATCAAGCCTTTTGGCAGGGGAGGCAGGGTAAGCTTCACTCATAACTACTTTTTTTGTATTGGTTAACTGACTAGATCTACCAAGGTTAGATACTTGAATTCCAAATAAATTCAGATTGAGCGCATCTCAATGTTATAGGTGGAAATCTCGAcctatttacttatatataattcagTTTGGGTGTGTCTTATCTCTAACGGGTTTAAACGATAACAGAATTGGGTCAAGTGGTCAATACATGGAACGATTAACATTTGTCCAAAGTCTGTTTTTGCTGCATACAGCTTTCCAGCTAATGTTATTTTAAATCTAATTTGTTATTCAGCTATTgcaatgataatatataataaagcaTAATCCTTTGTAGGAGACCTTTAATCAAAAAGAGTTCTCAGGTCAACTCGTCCGGTTCATTTTCACCATTACTAGAAAGGGGCACATTTCGATTTG
It encodes:
- the LOC122607536 gene encoding uncharacterized protein LOC122607536 isoform X1, with amino-acid sequence MARPKTRACKLTIVVLISLQSIIQVFATTQLQDSVEHAHEVHCSRERSRAANKIIEEYLTPFVEQENYQLPHNCKLHPGNDIFREQEEHKIHPDVNEWRCGYCKKIFRAEKFLDQHFDNRHYNLLNVSHSNCLSNLCGALHCDYVANSNVPKTKCNPAAAARNRHICESLADTCFPIRQGPSASRLHELFLHQFCDAHSCSRKIKPFGRGGRKHTNRFFLIISVMILVLLPVFYLIVYVYQRELRKGTQILRRISKPSLKKKPY
- the LOC122607536 gene encoding uncharacterized protein LOC122607536 isoform X2: MARPKTRACKLTIVVLISLQSIIQVFATTQLQDSVEHAHEVHCSRERSRAANKIIEEYLTPFVEQENYQLPHNCKLHPGNDIFREQEEHKIHPDVNEWRCGYCKKIFRAEKFLDQHFDNRHYNLLNSHSNCLSNLCGALHCDYVANSNVPKTKCNPAAAARNRHICESLADTCFPIRQGPSASRLHELFLHQFCDAHSCSRKIKPFGRGGRKHTNRFFLIISVMILVLLPVFYLIVYVYQRELRKGTQILRRISKPSLKKKPY
- the LOC122607536 gene encoding uncharacterized protein LOC122607536 isoform X3; translated protein: MARPKTRACKLTIVVLISLQSIIQVFATTQDSVEHAHEVHCSRERSRAANKIIEEYLTPFVEQENYQLPHNCKLHPGNDIFREQEEHKIHPDVNEWRCGYCKKIFRAEKFLDQHFDNRHYNLLNVSHSNCLSNLCGALHCDYVANSNVPKTKCNPAAAARNRHICESLADTCFPIRQGPSASRLHELFLHQFCDAHSCSRKIKPFGRGGRKHTNRFFLIISVMILVLLPVFYLIVYVYQRELRKGTQILRRISKPSLKKKPY